TTGACGCCTCGGCCATCGCGGCCGATCTCGTCACCAAGGCGGAGGGGGCCGTCATGGTCGCGAAGGTGGCGGCACCGTCGGACGACGCATTGCGGTCGGTCATCGACGCGGTGAAGTCGAAGCAGCCGAGCTACGCGGTCCTGCTCGCGTCGCCGGGCGAGGAGAAGGTGTCGATCGTCGCGGGCGTCAGCGACGACCTGATCAAGCAAGGTCTCAAGGCCGGCGATTGGGTCCGCGACGTCGCCAAGGCCTGCGGCGGCGGCGGTGGTGGTCGCCCGAACCTCGCCCAGGCCGGCGGGCGTGATCCGTCGAAGGTCGGCGCAGCGCTCGAAGTCGCCCGAGCTTTCGCGTCCGACAAGCTCGCGTAAGTCCCTCCGTCATCCCGAGCGCAGCCGAGGGACCTTGCCTGAATCCGGACGATCCGGGCGAGGTCCCTCGACTCGCTGCGCTCGCTCGGGATGACGGAGTGCAATCAGTCCTCGAAAGCGCGAACACGCTCGACGATCGCACGCTGTGCATCGGCCGCCTCGGTGTTGCCGGCTGCTTCGTGGGCTGCGAGCAGCAGCTCGTGGTTGGCGAGGTCGTAGCTGTTGCCGAAAACGGCCAGCTGGGCCATCTCAACGGCACGTTCGGGCTCGTCGACGCGGAGCCACAGCCCGGCCGCCCGCGTGGCGAAGCGGGAATCGGTCGTCGTCCGGAC
This region of Planctomycetota bacterium genomic DNA includes:
- a CDS encoding DHHA1 domain-containing protein — translated: NGATHSIEFCGGTHADRTGDIGLFKIVAEEAVSKGVRRVTGVASQAAIEHVQKLDKTLVETAAALSVKPDDAAERAAAMRDEIKKLKKQLASGAGGASFDASAIAADLVTKAEGAVMVAKVAAPSDDALRSVIDAVKSKQPSYAVLLASPGEEKVSIVAGVSDDLIKQGLKAGDWVRDVAKACGGGGGGRPNLAQAGGRDPSKVGAALEVARAFASDKLA